In Mycteria americana isolate JAX WOST 10 ecotype Jacksonville Zoo and Gardens chromosome 4, USCA_MyAme_1.0, whole genome shotgun sequence, the genomic stretch AGAAAACCGTTAGAAGTGCAAAAAGTCCATAGAGTAAAGCACATGGGTACGCAATGAGAAGCTGCTGTCCTTCCATAGCCAATGCAGAGGTAAAAATTTTGGAGGCCGACAAACTGCACCATCCAATAATAACCAGAGCTAACAAAGTTCCCAGGATCCCCctaggagaaaaaacaaaagaaacacgaCAGAACCCCCTTGTTAGTAAATGTAGCATTAAATCTTATCAAACTCAAGTTCACGTCTAGCAACTTGTTATTGACAAGGTAACAGTCAGTGGAAGAACCAAGGACTGACTGACATAATGAAAAGTCAAGCctgagaaacaaattaaaatggtaaCAGGAAACAAAAAGGTAATTTCTTCAGCATGGATAAAAGCAGCAGCTTCATCAGTAGTACTGCTAAAAGGACGAGTGAATTTCCAAATAAATCTTTGGGGCTCCAGCAGATGCAGcagctgaaatttaattttaaagttagcAAAGGTCCTATTGCAGCCAAAATCATCTTGTAGAAGTTGTTATGATCTAAATGACACTACAGACCTAATCTTCCACCAGGCAGCCTGATGACCCGGAGAAGCTGCATTTTTGTAACACGTGGCACAAGTTTTAAGTGTACCTCGGACTCTAAGGAGAGGCAACGAGGCTCTTAAAGAATTACACTGCAGCTGACCAGGCAGAAAAGTGTTGACTGCCTCCCAGGAGAAAGCTCAACTGGTCTTTTAAAAAAGGGTGCACACTGAGTTGAAAGTAAGGGATGGGAAAAGAAgcactgagaaaaaatattttgctcatcCTGGCATCCTTCTCCGCACACTGAAAGGACGGTGGCTTTCCACATTGCCCCTTGGTGACAGCTGAGCCCTTCGGAAGTTACGTTCTGCCACCTCTCAGGCGCAGGGTGGCCTGGAGAACTGACGCTTATGGGCTTATGGTCAAAAACCCACTGAAATATTCCTGCAGATTACAGACAGCTCACTATTAAACCTCGTAGGAACAAAATCTTGCCAATAAATAATGCTTCACATATGCTTTCTTTGCACTCTGTATTTGCAGCCTCCTTCTGTAAAATGCATGAGATCATGCGCGTAATACACTGCTGAAGTACCTAATGAGATTGGCTGCGTTACACACTTTTGCTGTGTCAGTCTCAAGGACGTGGAAAATGAATGAACTTCTGCCACTTGCTAAAGGACCTCCTGGTGCCCCACTTTTCCAAAGTATCGGCAAAACAGAACCAGAAGTGAGACACAGACTACATATACTTACTTAGGTCCATTTATCAGAAATAATCTCCACTAATATTATTATTGCAATTAAACCATGATGAGTAAAGGTCTCCTTATTTAATTGACTTAGTTTATTAAATGCAATCACATCACACAGAATAGTTCATTTCTTGGCAATCCAGTCTCCAGGCCAATAAGGTACTTGGTGTTGCAAGCTCTTGGGActttgggggaggaaggagagaattGATTTTAAGGTGACTCAGCACCTCATTGCAACTTCaacccattaaaaataaaacattaaagactATGTGATTTAATATCCTCAGTTTAAGTGTTCTTTAAACCTATACAGTGGCATTCAGGGAAATTACACTGGGTTCTGTGAACCAAGTTCCTGGCCTCTGCTCCAAGCGGAGATGCTAAGATGCTCACTTAAACAGCTAGCCAGAAATTCAGAGCTGGCATGGATGGCTCTTTGAGCAGGTACCCATGCTGGCAGAAGGATGGGACGTAACAGGAAGGTACTGCGCGATGACAATTTTCAGCTAGTATGATGACTCTTCAGGGGGCTATCACAGGATAGTACAATTTAGAGCTGTGGCTGTTCTGCCTTGCACTGAAGTCCAATGGCCGCTCATGCTTTGTTCCAGGGCTGGCAGTGAGCAGGATTGTGGAAAGGTGGCATAAAATCATATTGGAGCCAAAGATACTTCTGTGCACTGATAAATTCAGTCCTTGATCTAACAGCATGTTACTGCCAAAAGGAATGGTTTAGCTTTAGCAGAGAGCTTCTGTCTGCATGTCCATGAGGGCCAAATGCTCAAGCGTGGGAGAGGGGCAAAAGGCAGATGTCATGCTCACAGTGACCAAGAGGACTGGGGGTGTACTGGCATGAGACTGAGTTGGGGGGACAGACACGAGTGGaccctctctgctcctctctctcatAACCTGCAGATGCAGTCACCAAATGGGTCCTTTGCATCTGCTGGGTCTAAGAATGCCTTCTCCACTCTTACACTCATTTCCTTCACTGTTTGGTCCAGGAAATGGGTTGAGCACTCTGTTCAGGGATTCGATAGTAAAGAATCgttgttgttttttccaggaGAGAAGTCTGCTGAAGTTTCTCCCCAAAAGGAGACCTAATCAACTTGGGCTCAGACATGGTATCAGCATAGATGGGCACAAACAAATCTGGTTCCACACAAGTTTGCACAAGAGAACTGGTTTTCTCTTTGGTACTACTCAGCACCCAAAACATTCCATATTATGCTTTATTCAGTTACAGTGAAATAGCTAATCATGAAAATCTAAAATTGTTGGATTAGTATGCATTTTTGCAATAGATGTGTGCATTATCTTACgtatattttctgtgaaaacaaacattGAAGTTAGTTCTTTACACTTTTTGAAATAGACAGCAAtaacatttttacaaatatttaaaaaatcattaatatattgctttctttgccattttaagtaagtttttaaattaaaaataatgaaatgtatgTTGGATTTAAAATTTGCCACTTAATTTTAATAGCACGTTCGTAATAGTTAACCTTGGTACTTGCTGTGTTCAAGCAGTTTCATATAGTGACTGAAAAAGGACTGCAGAATCCTGTAGATAGGCACTTAACATTAtcaattaatttcagaaataatggTTTAATTTTGTAAAGGCTATCACAGTATAGTATTTATAGATTTTCAGAATATGTGCTTTCCGTAAAGACGCAGCATTTTACAAATGTGCGGCGTGTGCTTGGGGATTCCTTGTACAGACAACAGTACCCTGCGCAGCTGTAACTGCGGGAGTTCGCCCCATCTGTCCGATGATTATGTATCTGTACCTTTTATTAGGGTGGATTATTAAACAGGTTAATCAAGAAAATATGGGAAGTGTAGGAGAACAGAGAATAAACAGCTTCTTCAGTGTCACTGTGTTCACCTCATCAAGGACAGCTCAGAAACACTTTCATACATGGAATATGGTCAGGTTAACCCATCATAGCTCCACAGAAACACGCAACAAGGATTGTGCCAAAATCTTCATCCCACTGTATAATTTCCTTAAAagataatatatacatatataaaattgctgcttttccaaagaaaacaaacaagggcACTTTCTTATTCATCAGCTGCCAAGTCCCATATGTTACAGATTGGAGAGTTAAAAATGTGAGTGAACAACAAAGACTAAGGAGGGGAACCGTCATTAATAATGTGTTAACAACAGATAAAAGCACTGTTCAAGACCTTCAGGCAAGACCTGGAGCTTCCTTGTATTTTGCTGTATGTGAACAGGGAGGTAAACACAGTCTGTATCTCAAAAGGCTTACcaaatgaggaggaaggagaggcttGCATACAAATTTCCTATTCATAGGCATATTACTGAACACCCCCCCACACATGCACAGATACATACGCCACCACACATttggttttttcacttttcagttatttttcaggtTTGCAATTACACCACAACTATACCTCAGAATATACGACTCTACTACATCTTAAACACTTGTTCTAATGCTCCAAATCATTAAGGGTAGCTTGATTATTTCATTCTGTCACACAGAAGTTGGTCTacagaaggaaaggaagcatAAGAATGGGAACCTGgtactatgaaaaaaaaaagaacaggcgAACCAGCTATATAAAACCAAAGTCCGGCAGTTGCTTTTACAATTGATACCTGAGTTTGGCCACTGTTggctctgcaaaacaaaaatcacatcCGAGGCTGCTGCAAAAATCAAAGGCACTCTCAGTCCAAGTAGGAAACAGTGGAATTAAGGACtcatattaaaatgaatatatatCACCCCTCTCAAACAGTCCAGTTTTGTCCATTTCCACCTACATGCACAAACAAAATGGtgtttttcttcacagttttggAAGCCAAAATTCACTACATAAccatttacaaaatgttttgcatgACACCAGCCTTCCGACTTACTGTCCTCCATATGATTCCTGTTGCCATAGACTGGTACTTACTGTAGTGAGAAGACGACTGCAGAAGAGGACAGGATCACCATGGGCAGCAGGCAGTAGCCCAAGACACTTGCAACGCAGCCATGCGAGACTCCTGGGACGCTCATCAGGTTCAGTAGGGCATGCATAGCAAGGCACCCAATGGCACTCATGCCATACACATAGCTGAAATGAACTTTTCCTGCCTGGAATAAATATGAGTAAGCATGAAGCGTCAGAAGTGGGCAAGTGATCACAAAGTGGTGGGAGAAGACAGAAGGCAAGCACGAGGTTTGTTACTTTTTCTTGTTGGCACTCTCTCTCTGCTTCGCCTACATCAGTTCACTTGTAACCCACAGCTGATACTTTTGGGTGATTTTTGCACCAAAAATCTCCAAGGTACAATTATGAGAATGCGCTTGGCGCTAATTTAAAGTTATAAGGCTGATTCTCAGTCTTACGGTCATAGAGCTCTGAACAGGACAGGAATTGGTTGGGGAGACTTGGGAAGGTCTAACTGGTAGCAAACTGAGAAGAAATTATGGAAAGCACATTTTAGTGTCAGGAGAAGTTTTTCCAATAGTTGTACACAGGGCTGTGGACAAGTGTGCTAAGTAAAATGATGACCCCACTTACTTGATATGCTTCACATTTTATTACAAAGCCCCAGCTTTAAGCAGGCCtgcaaaaaataagtaaaattttgCGGAAAGTATGTTTGTTTTCAGGGTGAATGTGTCCATTCTTCCCCTTGACCACCATGAGAAAGACACATCTCTGTGGTTAGATCAATACAACATGTTCATTTCAACATAAACCTTAGTAGTAACTGTCAGCTTGTGTTCTCTTTTTGTTCCAACGAATGAAAAATTCCCcaggtgtttttttcttccaggttttATTCCTTTGTGTGATTTTAGTGCCTGTGAAAGGTACCAGCCTGACAGCCTGGAGgctaatgttttttaatttatacacAAAGCTAGTACAACAGGCAACAGTGGCCACAGCGTCACCAATTTCTTCATCTCCTGCCATCGTTTTGAAAGATGACCTCCAGGCATGAGGGCATTGTTCACTCCCAAAAATGAACACTCACAAAAGACTGTTAAATATTGTTTCTCTCTATTCAAGCTTctaacaaatgaaatattaatgttgGCTATGCAATACTGTCATTTTCACATCTGTATGtcagaaataaacatttgtaCACCAGAAATAAACAGCGATTGGGATGAagatggttttgtttgctttgtgttgAAACTTTGTATCCTAAAGATAACATGCATTTGTGAAGGAGAAAGCTCCAACCTGGGACTCAAGCCTTAACTCAGGATCATGGAACAAACTTCCCAAATGAAGGGCCACAATGCATCACCTTCCTAACACATAAAAATACCCATATACATACTTAAAACACAGGTGTGTTTGTGCATACACACATCTATATATTGCCCACATTATATAAGGCATATGACAAACCAGATGAGAATCAAAACTAATAGAAGGTCCCAGTTTCCAAATAATTCTTTACCTGGATTCTCTTGTGATGGACAAGGTGGAAATATTATTGAAGCTTTTTTCATGGTTTGCGGTATTTACAAGTATCTCTTCCACAATGGTTAGGGAGGATTGAGAAGATCTACTTTAGTCATCCATTTTAATAAAACCTGGGGGAAACCAACCAGCTTTGAGGACCCTGCTTCTCTGCTTCCTGTATCCATTTGCGTGGAAACTGATCACTGGATGCCAGCAGTATTTGAGCTGGACAGATATAAAGCAACACAGTGGAGAGAGCCTAATCTAGAGAGGACACAACCTGAAAGTCCTAATGCTGCAGATTCTGACAGCTCACAGGCTCCAGTTGGAGAGCAGTGCGTGCTTATGTGAAAGGCAGCCTCAGTTAGTAAGACCTGCCTCTACATCAGCACTGTTATCCTGTTTTCAGCTTGACCTGGCTCATTGCTGAGCCCTCCTCTGGTTCCAGGCATCACGGTTAGGTCAGGTACAGCCAGGTTGCCTATATCCTCACAACATCCCGTGTGTTGGCTTTTTCCCCGCCAATGCATTCCACCGTAAAGTTCATTCCTGAACTAACAGCATAAGAAGTCTTCCTATTTAGATACAGAATCCTTTGATGGCATTTGCATATTATTGGTATAAAATAATACGGAAAAATTGCTTCACCAAATAAAACTAATGATAGCTAGAGATAGTGGGGGAGAGCAATACTAGCTCAGATTATTATCAATTACAATTTCAGTCATTAAAGATCTGTAGTAAGTTTAACACCCGCAACGGTTTGGGAGAGCCTTTACTACAGACCAACTAAGAAAAGCTCTGTCTCAAACAGATGCAACAACAACTACAAGCTTTTAGACTGTTTGTTTCAGTGTATTTAATTATTCCACACAGCACTATTTAGCAGCTTAGTTTAAGAAATTACTGAGACAGAGATGAAGGGAGCACTAGCACTAGCAGCTAACTAAATCTCCACTGGGTGAAATGTTTGATTTGTGGTgcaagagaatgagagagaaaaaaaaagcagctgaacatGTTGGTTCCAATTCTAGTCTTTCTTaacatatgtaaatatattgaCTCACACACACAGGAATACTCCCAATTCACAGTGATGTAAGCAAAACCAGAATCAGGCTTGATTAGTCTGGCAGGCTTTGATGAATGGAAAGAGCTAAATTTGTCCTGCGGAAGGAACAAGGTTAGAAGAAAGTCAGACTTTGTGCGCTTGTTTGCACCTGCCTAGAGTGGGTACTACTGTCCTTAGTTTAAgtggatggggaagtctgatttTGTACGAATGACTATgtaaaatgcaaagcagctgagaCTCAGGCTTCTGCTAACTTTCACACTGCCGTTGTTTCTCTATCTGCAATGGAGTTGCCCTGTTTTACGCCAGCATGAGGAAGATCAAGTCCTGCTGTCAGGCTAACaatcctttcctctttttctccgTGCTCTGAAAGAACTGCTACCATTTGAAGAATATCTTTGCATATTTTTCCATAGTTAAAAAGctgaaactaaataaaatttataaattatttttggaaaCAAGCTCTCAACCAAATTATGTTCCTGGTGCTATTAGAAGAGAATTATTCAAGTACAGAAGGATATCATAGCTTACACAGCTGAAGAGCCACTTTAGTATTCAAATGCATCTGAGATAAAATGAGCAGCCTGAATTTAGAAGATGGCCCATGGAAATCCCATAGACTTATTGCTGTGAAGTTGTGGCACAAAAACACTAGATTGTATCAGAGGAGCTCTGCTGACCTAAAACTGGAGCGTTGAAAATAGTTGTTTTTCTAATGATACTTAAAATGCTTAATATTCTAGAACAAATACGGTAATTAAAGTACTTTATTTCAATAATAATAGCTTGATATTCATTATAATTGTTGGCTATCCAGGGAGCAAAATCAACAGCAACCATTTTTggtcattctttctttcttttagctttccttccattttcctgATTATAATCaattctcctttctccttttattcCCCTCATAACCTTTATTTCTCTAGGTGGAAAATAGCCTGTCTTCTCTAGCTTcccaccttcttttccttttattccctttcctcctgctgcttccacccttttaaaggatttttatttttatagggacataaataataataatactttccaTTTATATTGCAGTTTGCACATTCAAGGTACTGCACTGACATTACAAATTGAGTAAGAACTTGCAAGAGTCTTCTGATTCAGCACTATTTATCAGAGAGGAAATGGAGAATTAGAGCCCTGTTTCTCTCACCTCAGTTGCTGGAGCAGTAAAGCCCTTCCCAGAACGGTCCCACCTTATCCCTGTCTGATAAATTGCTGCCGACAATCAGAGCTGTACTTCAGCAGCACTGGAGACCCCCTGTTGTCAGTGATAAATAGATGAATTTAGGAGCAGTGTACAATCCCTGTTCAACTTTCCTCCTGTAGAAAAGCTATATTCATAAAGAGGAAAGAGGTTAAGCACAGGCTACCATATTTTGTTTAGCAGATGATGTAGAAAAGGAATATAAACTAAGAAAGCACTAGCAAAATGTATAGGAAGGTATTGCAAATttgaggcaggagggaagaggctgtttccacttcctttttcaaattattttagtttcataAAGATAACTTTTTGATATCTTTGCACTCCCCAAAGTAACAATGAGAGAAGGTAATTTCAGAGCAGTAGCAAGATTGTCAGAAAAACTGGGCTGGTCTGCTATGCCTTTTGATTTCCTCCTTTAAAAGCTCCTTGTTAGGTCCTTACCTAGCGCACGCTGCCATGCTTCGGGGGTTCAGAGCCACCCCAGGATATACACTGCACAGATCTGTCCTTTGTTCATATTAAATCCCACGCCAAAAAATGGCGTGGTCTTTTATTTCCACTGGAATTAATACATCACTTCACCTGTATTACATCTATATTACATTTAAACTTTATGCAGGTACTTTCAAAGCAAGGagacttttaaatatataatcTCAGAACAAACGGCAGCAAATGACTCATTTTACACCAGTGCTACATCTTCTGCAACTCCACATGCATTATCACCTAGGCATTAACTTGTTCGAAAAGACATCTCTCAAGATCTCTGCCACATCCTACCAGCAGCAATGTCGCTCCAAGGGccaaacagaaaaccacaggTCCGGTGAGGTCTGTCTCATTCATAATGCTGCCATCTGCAGGCTTCATTGGATTTAGAACTGTTAATGTTTTTTGCCATATATGCTCAAAATTGATCCCAAGTTCTGCAATGAGAAATTCCAGGATTGTTAATTGCTCACAAGAAAACAACACTTTTACAGAAACCCATTAGCTACCACAAAACCCAACACAAGCAAACAAATCAATCGCTTTAACGAAGATAATATTGTAGGATGATGTATTCTGTAGTAGGAACATGCTGTCCCTGCTATATACCCAGTATATTTGAGAGTCAGCTCTGATTCTAAATTggaatattaatttattaaatccAATTTTAGGCAGTGAATCACAAAATGCCATCAGCATTTTCGAgttaatatttgtttttcctgtacTTAAAACACATATATCCAATGCCACCCTTACTTAGATGTTGAAAAATATGCTAATTAACAGTAACTACAGAATTCAAGATACTCTAGAACACTGAGGACAGAGATATATGCTTTAATTCTGGCAAATCTGACAAGAGATGTGTCTTAAGCCTGAACTGCCACAGGCACTTAAAAATGACATTCTTCCCTTCAAGGCAAGTTAATAATACTTTGTGCAGTGCTTTATaagcttttttttgcatttaaaaagtaattactgaGGACCCctagaaacagaacaaaattcttccccattaaagtcaatgggaattcTGTCATTAACTTTACTAGGGCAAAGATTTCTCCTGTAACTTCTGCAGAAACCCTTCAGCTTGCAGGAGTACTCATCTTCCCTGAGATGCTCCAGCAAGGGAAAAGTTAGGTTCAGAACTGGGTGCCAGAATTACTGAGACTGACAATGTGTTAGATCTGTTTGGAAAGCCAAGTCTTTACCTTATTCCACCGATCCATCACCCTGAGCTGAGCCAAAACATTATATAAAGTTGTTCTGTATTAAAAGGTGTGTCTTTGGTCAGATTTATTTGGTACACAGATATGAACATCTCTGAAGCCCTGAGGATCAGAAGCAGTTGTATTTCAACATCCTTTTCACAGGGTGGGCTGCCTGTGGAGTTAAATGCTTGGAGGTCTGAGAGGTAAAGATCTAACAGTTATCTATATCAAATAGAGCGATCTTGCTGTTTTTAAGGCAGTAGGAGTATCTTTTAAGTAGTGAAAAATCCACTTGCCTTCCACTATGCAAAGGCAGGCTGAATATGCTCTTTTTACATTATGCTGAAATAATGACAAACAAATTCTtcgatttttttttaatgtagcacaAGTATTTTGTAAACTACAAAATCAGCCACTACCATTAGGATGGTTCAATCATCATAAAGAATGATATTGTTCACGTAATTAAATGATCAACTAATTGAAGCTGAAAGCAGCTTTCTCAATTTCTTTCCCACTGAAACAAACTATTTAGCGTCTTCAAACTATTAAATTCATTACTAGATATGCAAAAAGGATTATTATCAGTATTTATTAATTATAGATGTTCCAATATGTATGCAGGATAAacacagagtggaaaaaaaaatttggaaatgtGAATGCAAAACTTACTGTTATGCTGTCATCTAGTGGTAGTAAAGTATATGCTATATATGCCATAAGACTGAATGAATCCATGGCAAATTCAAGTAAGAAAGTGTAGGTTTGGGGGCCAGGGGCTGTTGGCTGAAGCTCGCACAGCCAGGCTTGGCAGCTCTGCTGCGGTTTCTCTAGTGACTGCCACTAGctggcaaagaaaagcagaggcacTCCCAGGAACCACGCACATCGTTCgtggttttatttttaccttctagCAAAGGAGGTTCCTCGTCAAATCCATCAGCGTAACTAAGGTGAGAGAGAGTGTCGGGACTGTAGGTTGGCTGCAAAATCTGACCCGTGTAACTCTGAGAGGACAGAAGCATTTCTGACGGGGCAAAAGCACTGGCTGGAGGTTGCTCTCCTGTCTGGCTCCTGGGACAAGAAGCAAATCGCAGCAAAACAAGTAACTGCAATGAGCAACTGCACAACAGCTTAGAGCTGCTCACCATGCACCATGGCTTAAATTTTCACCTATTTTCAATTTGGCGAACCTGGAAATTTTCTGACCACAGTACCCGCCGTGTGGCGTGAATGCCGAGCTGCTGCCCATGGCTTTGCAACCCCCTCTGAAACCAGGCAGGGCTCCTTGCTGGCCTGCCAGCACATTGCAGCCCATCGCACCCACTTCTGTGCCCACCAGCTCAGGCAATGGCACAGTGCAGGCCCCCAGGCTGGGAGTGAGGGGACAGGGAATTTAGGAGCTGTGAGGGCACCCACAAATTTAGGCACTCCTGACTTTTCCACCGAGCAGCCTGGTGACATTCCTCAGATATGTCCATACTGCTAATGAAAGAGccatatatttagattttttttttcttgaatctgAGAAGGAGCTTAAAGAATTTCTAGCAATATGTGCCCTAAAATCCACAGTAATAACATGAAGCTCAGTCACTCCAATTCGGTAAACAACCTGTAACATCTGTATCTATAAAAGTAGCACAAAACCCAACCCTTTATAAAGAAAGGTTCAATGGTAAGTGATTCTAGAAAGTCTAGATGATCTCTTGAAGCCTCTTCCTGCTCCTGCAAGCCCCAAAGCCAGCGGACCCATCCACTGCTGAACGGGGAAGCTGCAGCAACACCCAGCCTCCTACCGCAGTCGCGTCGAAATCTCCTTACAGGGAAACTCTCTAAACTTTCCCTCAGTGTCCCTCTTCCATGGGCAGAAGTCACCAATAggtttaaaaatataagaaaacaattaaataataagtttcttcctgtctttctacTGCTATGGGTTGTATTTCTCCACTAAAACTTCCACTGTATTGATTATGCAATCCTTTTTTGGCCACTGCATGCTGTTTTTCgtcattaatttcatttgagcTTTGAGATATatcaccttttttctctttttttttgtagcatACTTACTTTCTGCTTCCACAGAGGTTTTCATCAGACCCGTAACTGTTGTAACCTTCTTCCTGGTCATCTATGGTATAATTGGACTGGTAAAAGTCGAAGCGAAACTGCTCGAAATTTGACATTCTGGTTGGAAAAATGATTGTAAATATCGATAAAATAGCCTTTGGAACAAGCCAATATCTGTGTTTTGAACTGTcctacactgaaatgaaaatggtaAACCTCAAAAGTCACAAACTCATGAGAATCTTTCTGTAGAAACTCATGATAATATGGAAGTGACAAAAATGGActctttactttcttttgttttaacaagAGAAATTAATCTTCTGTTACCATTAATTACTGTATATTAACTTACAAGTGGTATACAAGACTTCCTGCCCTGTTAGTGTTACCAAAAATAACGtaagtaattttgaaagaagataTATATCAAGTAAACTATTGTTTTAAACAATTACttttcctactttaaaaaaaagatcgGGGCCATGTCTGAATGCTTAGAAATTAATggtttttaagaagtattttggGTTTCAAAAACAATTACTATTTTCAGCTATTTATGTTTTGCAATATTATATATGACTATcataaaacaatagaaaaatacaaatatattcacAGAATTTGTGATTTCTGTTTAAGGACACTGTAGTTGGCATATTAGGAGTACCAGAAAAAGATTCTCACTGGTTAGCTACGTGACTTTGAAGAGGACAGCATACTGAATGATTGGAGAGTAAAGAAAACACGTTAAAACGTATTTCTCATTCCTGCTGAGCCATAGTTCAGCTCTGTAGCTACGGACTGATAGACTAAGAAAGGAACaactttctgttttcccttccacAGTGTGACTAACCTAGGATGGGG encodes the following:
- the YIPF7 gene encoding protein YIPF7 isoform X1, whose translation is MSNFEQFRFDFYQSNYTIDDQEEGYNSYGSDENLCGSRKSQTGEQPPASAFAPSEMLLSSQSYTGQILQPTYSPDTLSHLSYADGFDEEPPLLEELGINFEHIWQKTLTVLNPMKPADGSIMNETDLTGPVVFCLALGATLLLAGKVHFSYVYGMSAIGCLAMHALLNLMSVPGVSHGCVASVLGYCLLPMVILSSSAVVFSLQGILGTLLALVIIGWCSLSASKIFTSALAMEGQQLLIAYPCALLYGLFALLTVF
- the YIPF7 gene encoding protein YIPF7 isoform X2, translating into MLLSSQSYTGQILQPTYSPDTLSHLSYADGFDEEPPLLEELGINFEHIWQKTLTVLNPMKPADGSIMNETDLTGPVVFCLALGATLLLAGKVHFSYVYGMSAIGCLAMHALLNLMSVPGVSHGCVASVLGYCLLPMVILSSSAVVFSLQGILGTLLALVIIGWCSLSASKIFTSALAMEGQQLLIAYPCALLYGLFALLTVF